A stretch of bacterium DNA encodes these proteins:
- the flgG gene encoding flagellar basal-body rod protein FlgG, with the protein MLRALYTAATGMNAQETNIDVISNNLANINTTSFKKSRAEFQDLMYQNLLDPGAQTSESTRNSTGMQIGLGVETVSVQKVHTQGDLKNTGRNLDIAIEGEGMLQVTLPNGQFAYTRAGALQLDQLGNLVTSEGYTVDSGLNVPTDALAVVFAQDGTISARTSGSATPVNVGQLQAYRFPNSSGLRAIGMNLYEPTESSGVVQTGNFNQNGFGRINQGFLETSNVSVVEQVVNMITAQRAYEASSKGVRAAEEMLTQAINLKR; encoded by the coding sequence ATGTTACGAGCTTTATATACTGCTGCAACAGGTATGAATGCCCAAGAAACGAATATTGATGTTATTTCGAATAACTTGGCGAATATCAACACCACATCTTTTAAGAAAAGTAGAGCAGAGTTTCAGGATCTCATGTACCAGAATCTCTTGGACCCAGGGGCGCAAACATCCGAGTCTACTCGGAACTCCACAGGAATGCAGATTGGACTTGGTGTTGAAACAGTATCTGTTCAGAAAGTTCATACTCAAGGAGACCTAAAGAATACGGGCCGTAATCTTGATATTGCAATTGAAGGGGAGGGAATGCTTCAGGTTACTCTTCCGAATGGACAGTTTGCCTACACTCGGGCGGGTGCTCTCCAACTTGATCAATTAGGAAATCTCGTTACTTCAGAAGGATATACAGTTGACTCTGGACTTAATGTTCCAACGGATGCGCTTGCTGTTGTATTTGCTCAAGATGGAACTATTAGTGCAAGAACCTCAGGGAGTGCTACGCCAGTTAATGTGGGACAGCTTCAGGCATATCGGTTTCCAAATAGTTCTGGGCTACGAGCGATTGGAATGAATCTCTATGAGCCGACTGAGTCTTCAGGGGTAGTTCAGACAGGGAACTTTAATCAGAACGGTTTCGGTAGAATTAATCAAGGATTTCTGGAGACGAGCAATGTAAGCGTTGTTGAACAAGTAGTAAATATGATTACCGCTCAACGCGCGTATGAAGCCTCTTCGAAAGGGGTTCGTGCAGCTGAAGAAATGCTTACCCAGGCTATAAACTTGAAGAGATAA
- the flgA gene encoding flagella basal body P-ring formation protein FlgA, with product MMRLLFVIFIGFFLFAFQVSAEVHEKHTSDIRIFGKQNSTVINQEFTLGDLAGVESKFISDDEAIIALQAIVLGKSPRAGKKKTISAAQVLATLREAGVELDSLRYAFPRVMTVERASRLLSIQEVESLVREGLPADGEIELVRVKYDGNIHVLPGPLAFSSEVIPSNRKSQYLAKISITPESGELMTLNIPLEVREYVQVPIAKHALPKGAIISSGDVKMARARLSDIPTDSAMDSREIVGQAIKYPISHGEVFSRRKLSLPAMVTRGARVTLRYRSSLLEATASGIALEEGALGQRIQVRNDSSKKMITGEVISPGLIEVTR from the coding sequence ATGATGCGTTTATTGTTTGTCATATTTATTGGATTCTTCTTGTTTGCTTTTCAAGTAAGTGCAGAGGTGCATGAAAAACACACCTCAGACATACGTATTTTTGGAAAGCAAAACAGCACAGTTATAAATCAAGAGTTTACTCTGGGAGATTTAGCGGGAGTAGAGTCTAAATTTATTAGCGATGATGAGGCTATCATCGCCCTGCAGGCAATAGTCTTAGGGAAAAGTCCAAGAGCTGGTAAAAAGAAAACGATTTCGGCGGCACAGGTCTTAGCAACGCTTCGCGAGGCTGGAGTTGAACTCGATAGTTTGCGATATGCGTTTCCACGAGTAATGACCGTTGAGCGAGCTTCTCGTCTCCTCAGTATTCAAGAAGTTGAAAGCCTTGTCAGGGAGGGACTTCCAGCCGATGGGGAGATTGAATTGGTTCGCGTGAAATACGACGGAAATATTCACGTTTTGCCCGGCCCTCTTGCCTTTAGTAGTGAAGTGATACCATCAAATAGGAAATCTCAGTATCTTGCAAAAATATCGATAACACCAGAAAGCGGAGAGCTAATGACTCTTAATATTCCGCTTGAGGTTCGCGAATATGTCCAGGTTCCTATAGCAAAGCATGCTCTTCCTAAGGGAGCCATTATTTCATCTGGAGATGTGAAAATGGCACGGGCCCGTTTATCAGATATTCCGACTGATTCAGCAATGGACTCCAGAGAGATTGTGGGACAAGCGATTAAATATCCGATATCGCATGGTGAAGTATTTAGCCGCAGAAAGCTGTCTCTCCCTGCCATGGTCACTCGCGGAGCACGAGTGACCTTACGATATCGCTCTTCGCTGCTAGAAGCGACTGCCAGCGGTATCGCGCTTGAGGAAGGTGCTTTGGGTCAACGGATACAGGTAAGAAACGATAGTTCGAAAAAAATGATTACTGGAGAGGTGATAAGTCCAGGTCTGATAGAGGTGACGCGATGA
- a CDS encoding flagellar basal body L-ring protein FlgH → MKYKLCCLIMASLMLWGCIAPGELIRPELPSLSYSRNIHSGNQDGSSSSTTQTAVVAESAQRVSSRAEAAIQGAKRSLRIADVNDARASVHFVNTQNGAVPGESEMVSNMDASMQAAPSYTVTHSRNSNVRPYQGPLHVGEPGASSSLWRMHGPGSQLFRDHRAFQPMDLITVVVSETAQGSKEADTETKRESSFLAGITELFNFTDSVVAANPGLDTATMIDADFQSEFTGEGETTRKGSLQARIAAMVVEVLPNGLMRIEGEKIIAVNNEEQVLVISGLVRPRDVNSSNEVMSTKIAHLRVDYYGQGLIGDVQYVGWFGRLINKIWPF, encoded by the coding sequence ATGAAATATAAATTATGTTGTCTCATAATGGCATCTTTAATGCTCTGGGGATGTATTGCTCCAGGAGAGTTGATACGTCCAGAGCTTCCATCTTTATCTTACAGTCGAAATATTCATTCAGGTAATCAAGATGGTAGTTCAAGCTCTACGACACAGACTGCGGTCGTTGCAGAGAGTGCTCAGAGAGTTAGCTCTCGTGCAGAGGCGGCAATTCAAGGAGCCAAAAGAAGTCTTCGTATAGCTGATGTAAATGATGCACGCGCATCTGTGCACTTTGTGAATACTCAAAATGGAGCGGTGCCGGGGGAAAGTGAGATGGTCTCCAATATGGATGCTTCGATGCAGGCTGCACCCTCCTATACCGTTACACATTCAAGAAATAGTAATGTTCGGCCATATCAGGGACCTCTTCATGTTGGAGAACCAGGTGCGAGCTCGTCACTTTGGAGGATGCATGGGCCTGGAAGCCAGCTGTTTCGTGATCACAGAGCATTTCAACCGATGGACCTTATTACGGTGGTTGTTTCCGAAACTGCACAAGGTTCTAAAGAAGCTGATACTGAAACAAAGCGAGAGTCTTCATTTCTGGCTGGAATAACCGAGTTATTTAACTTTACTGATTCAGTCGTAGCAGCAAATCCAGGACTCGATACTGCAACTATGATTGATGCAGATTTTCAGTCTGAGTTTACGGGAGAAGGGGAAACTACACGTAAGGGAAGCTTACAAGCTCGAATTGCTGCTATGGTGGTTGAAGTTCTCCCGAATGGTCTGATGAGAATAGAGGGCGAAAAGATTATAGCAGTAAATAATGAAGAGCAGGTGCTCGTTATCTCTGGACTTGTTCGTCCAAGAGATGTGAATTCGAGCAATGAAGTCATGTCCACAAAAATCGCTCATCTGCGTGTTGACTATTACGGTCAAGGGCTTATTGGAGATGTACAGTATGTCGGGTGGTTTGGAAGGCTCATTAATAAAATCTGGCCATTCTAA
- a CDS encoding flagellar basal body P-ring protein FlgI — translation MKELTKNIISHLALVFLVLGMSTPVMAARVKDIADVEGVRGNQLYGYGIVIGLNGTGDGIMVNFTTKTISNLLEREGLSVDAQGLMLRNVASVMVTATLPAFARPGSRLDVTISSVGDAKSLQGGTLLMTPLKGADGNVYAAAQGAVTVGGYSIEAGGDAAIKNHPTVGNISLGATVERSIPFDLFQSQRIRVVLRSADFTTMTRLVDRINSELGRPIAVAVDSASVEIPLIDEYRVDPIGFVAKIEQLAIDTDIPARVVINEKTGTIVMGESVTVSTVALAHGNLSIAIRAENQVSQPGALAEAGETEVVTNTDITVGEEQSGLSIVGGEVTLGELVNALNSLGATPRDLISIFTALQRSGALRADLVIM, via the coding sequence ATGAAGGAATTAACGAAAAATATTATATCGCATCTAGCACTGGTTTTCCTCGTATTAGGAATGAGCACCCCTGTAATGGCTGCTCGAGTGAAAGATATTGCTGACGTTGAGGGAGTTCGGGGTAACCAACTATACGGTTATGGAATCGTTATTGGATTAAACGGAACTGGCGACGGTATCATGGTAAACTTTACCACAAAGACGATTTCCAACCTCTTAGAGCGAGAGGGATTAAGCGTTGACGCACAGGGTCTGATGCTTCGCAATGTAGCCAGTGTCATGGTTACTGCGACTCTTCCAGCATTTGCTCGTCCTGGTAGCCGACTTGACGTTACGATCTCCTCTGTCGGGGATGCAAAAAGTCTTCAGGGCGGCACGTTGCTGATGACCCCCCTGAAGGGAGCAGATGGTAATGTTTATGCCGCTGCACAAGGAGCTGTAACCGTCGGTGGATATTCGATTGAGGCAGGCGGTGATGCAGCCATAAAAAACCATCCTACGGTAGGAAACATTTCCCTAGGAGCAACGGTAGAGCGCTCGATCCCATTTGATTTATTCCAGAGTCAGCGTATCCGAGTTGTTCTTCGTTCCGCCGATTTTACCACGATGACCCGGTTAGTAGATCGAATTAATAGCGAACTGGGTCGGCCTATTGCAGTAGCAGTTGATAGTGCGAGCGTAGAGATACCACTGATTGATGAGTATCGAGTGGATCCTATTGGATTCGTGGCAAAGATAGAACAGTTGGCTATTGATACTGACATTCCAGCAAGAGTGGTGATTAATGAGAAGACGGGGACAATAGTCATGGGAGAAAGTGTGACAGTAAGTACGGTAGCCTTAGCCCATGGGAATTTAAGTATTGCTATTCGCGCTGAGAATCAGGTGTCCCAGCCAGGAGCGCTTGCTGAAGCTGGTGAAACTGAAGTGGTGACAAATACAGATATAACAGTGGGAGAAGAACAATCTGGATTGAGTATAGTAGGAGGAGAGGTCACGTTAGGGGAATTAGTGAATGCCCTCAATTCATTAGGGGCTACGCCTAGAGACCTGATCTCGATTTTTACGGCTCTACAGCGCTCTGGGGCATTAAGGGCCGATCTTGTGATTATGTAA
- a CDS encoding flagellar biosynthesis anti-sigma factor FlgM gives MKIGKSGLAADTLTDVTRRVEKEANKGELSDRLQGGYPSKDSRVDVSLSRLIQDELGADQIEAERQARVEALKSQVQSGQYRPSSEAVAQAFVREVGAELLYAQSRSSGNEDE, from the coding sequence ATGAAGATTGGCAAAAGTGGCTTAGCAGCAGACACACTGACTGATGTAACGCGTCGAGTAGAAAAAGAGGCGAATAAAGGCGAGTTATCAGACCGACTACAAGGTGGATATCCTAGCAAAGACTCTCGCGTTGATGTTTCACTCAGTAGATTGATACAAGATGAGTTGGGAGCCGATCAGATTGAAGCAGAGCGTCAGGCACGTGTTGAAGCGTTAAAGAGCCAGGTGCAGTCAGGACAGTATAGACCATCTTCAGAGGCAGTAGCGCAGGCATTCGTTCGAGAGGTAGGCGCAGAGCTTCTTTATGCTCAATCACGATCTTCTGGCAACGAAGATGAGTAG
- the flgK gene encoding flagellar hook-associated protein FlgK — protein MTNYSAKIFNNAVSALSAQQAIIAATANNIANVNTEGYARRVVGLETRYGSGSSTGSIQIGNGVAVTDITRMADQFLEGLTREAISTSTYYQTEKDFMARIQPIFSLTEDVNSIGPAMTKFFSSLEDLSVNPSSMELRSEVLERAQDVVTSIRSAYGTVSALQAEAEERLTAEIESVNSLTASIAELNGFISVQEATGQVAADERDQRTKLLEQLSERISYQMSERADGSVTLTLNNGFPLVNGMESRALELTAAPSFSTGTYPPKLDGTNMKFIVFDYDASSSSSAHLNLTDEFAGGQGAVGALLAMRGSASISDTNPFQATGTLPELAGRIEAIARDLMTRFNETYRGPEATANPTANFDPSAVDLNGNNPGLFGFFNAGAITISDSDADGIPDNADLNAAVAAGSLISFAAELTLAITAPEEIAAGRDAVNGSTISGGNAQNLIASDGLLALKTATATFSSDSSNTFQRSNVTYDQLYNETVGRAGHLHARAATNAQVSADNKLSAETKRDQISGVSLDEEFTNLVKFQKAFEANARVLRSAQDILDTIIGLV, from the coding sequence ATGACGAACTATAGTGCAAAAATATTCAACAATGCGGTAAGTGCTTTATCTGCTCAGCAGGCAATAATTGCCGCGACGGCAAATAATATTGCCAATGTGAATACAGAGGGATATGCACGACGCGTTGTTGGTCTTGAGACTCGCTATGGCTCGGGTAGTTCAACAGGGAGTATTCAGATTGGAAATGGGGTTGCAGTTACGGATATTACCCGTATGGCAGACCAGTTTCTAGAGGGATTGACGCGTGAGGCTATCTCTACTTCCACATATTATCAAACTGAAAAAGATTTCATGGCGAGAATTCAGCCGATATTCAGTCTTACCGAGGATGTGAACTCGATAGGACCAGCAATGACCAAGTTTTTCAGTTCTTTGGAGGATTTAAGCGTAAATCCTTCAAGTATGGAGTTGCGTAGTGAAGTTCTGGAAAGGGCCCAGGATGTTGTTACTTCAATTCGCTCTGCCTATGGAACGGTATCAGCATTACAAGCGGAGGCTGAAGAGCGGTTAACCGCAGAGATTGAATCAGTAAACTCGTTGACGGCGTCAATCGCGGAGCTAAATGGGTTTATCTCGGTGCAAGAAGCCACAGGTCAGGTAGCTGCTGATGAGCGAGACCAAAGGACGAAGCTTTTAGAGCAACTCTCAGAGAGAATATCATATCAGATGTCTGAGCGTGCAGATGGAAGCGTGACCTTGACGCTTAATAATGGCTTCCCACTTGTTAATGGAATGGAGAGTCGCGCTTTAGAATTAACAGCAGCTCCAAGCTTTTCCACTGGGACGTATCCTCCAAAGTTGGATGGTACGAATATGAAGTTTATTGTTTTTGACTATGACGCAAGCAGTAGCTCCTCTGCTCACCTTAACTTGACAGACGAGTTTGCAGGTGGCCAGGGTGCCGTTGGGGCTTTGCTTGCAATGCGAGGTTCAGCCAGTATTTCGGATACGAATCCATTTCAAGCAACCGGAACTCTTCCAGAGCTAGCAGGGCGCATCGAGGCTATCGCCCGAGATCTCATGACTCGCTTTAATGAGACATATCGAGGGCCTGAAGCAACCGCGAATCCAACTGCTAATTTTGATCCATCTGCTGTTGATCTCAACGGGAATAATCCAGGGCTTTTTGGGTTTTTTAACGCAGGTGCCATTACGATATCCGACAGTGATGCCGATGGAATTCCTGATAATGCGGACCTCAATGCAGCTGTCGCAGCGGGCTCTTTGATTAGCTTTGCTGCAGAGCTTACTCTTGCGATTACTGCTCCTGAAGAGATTGCTGCAGGAAGAGACGCCGTGAATGGAAGTACAATTTCTGGCGGAAATGCGCAAAACCTTATTGCAAGCGATGGACTCCTTGCCTTAAAAACGGCCACTGCGACCTTCTCATCTGACTCTTCTAATACGTTCCAACGCTCCAATGTAACCTATGATCAGCTCTATAATGAGACAGTAGGACGTGCAGGTCACTTACATGCTCGTGCTGCTACAAACGCACAAGTTTCAGCTGATAACAAGTTGTCGGCTGAAACGAAGAGAGATCAAATATCTGGCGTGAGTCTGGATGAAGAATTTACAAACCTGGTGAAGTTTCAAAAGGCATTTGAGGCAAATGCCCGAGTGCTACGCTCGGCCCAGGATATACTCGACACGATAATAGGACTTGTATGA
- a CDS encoding glyoxalase/bleomycin resistance/extradiol dioxygenase family protein — protein sequence MKPLAIIETCLYVDNLQLAEDFYTQVLGLQIHSHKPERHLFLRCGKGMLLLFNASVTSSTMGTLPSHGTKSNTHLAFAIAEDELELWRKHLGEAGVKIEKEQAWPSGGYSLYFRDPAGNSLEVTTPSTWNISL from the coding sequence ATGAAACCACTCGCCATCATAGAAACCTGCCTTTATGTTGATAATCTGCAACTGGCTGAGGACTTTTATACTCAGGTGCTGGGACTCCAGATTCATTCACATAAGCCAGAAAGACATCTGTTTCTTCGATGCGGCAAGGGCATGTTATTGCTTTTTAATGCATCGGTAACGAGTTCCACAATGGGAACCCTTCCCAGCCATGGCACAAAGAGCAATACCCATCTTGCATTTGCAATAGCTGAGGACGAGCTCGAGCTTTGGCGAAAACATCTCGGGGAAGCAGGAGTGAAGATTGAAAAGGAACAGGCGTGGCCTTCGGGCGGTTATTCACTCTATTTTCGAGACCCTGCTGGAAATAGCCTTGAAGTTACAACTCCCTCAACTTGGAACATCTCTCTCTAA
- the csrA gene encoding carbon storage regulator gives MLILTRKPGESVYLGDDVKITIVEIKGHQIRLGIDAPRDLRIYREEIYEQIREENRQAAETGATSQGLEELSSTWKSKTGGERKTGKLSASVPKSKGDRDDQGSSKSSLDKSDIVVRRKKRSE, from the coding sequence ATGCTGATTTTAACGCGAAAACCAGGAGAAAGTGTCTATCTTGGAGACGACGTAAAGATTACGATCGTGGAAATAAAAGGGCACCAAATTCGTTTGGGAATTGATGCTCCAAGAGACCTTCGAATTTACCGCGAAGAAATCTATGAACAGATTCGTGAGGAGAATAGGCAAGCTGCTGAAACGGGAGCGACAAGCCAAGGGCTTGAGGAACTTTCATCAACATGGAAGTCCAAAACGGGAGGAGAGAGGAAGACGGGCAAGCTGTCTGCTTCAGTTCCAAAGTCAAAGGGAGATCGGGATGATCAAGGCTCATCCAAATCTTCGCTAGATAAGTCGGATATAGTGGTGAGGCGTAAAAAACGGTCTGAGTGA